The following is a genomic window from Candidatus Syntrophosphaera sp..
ATACTGGTAGAAATCGTCCTTGGAGGGCTTCTCATCGGCTGCTTCGGCCTTGTCGATGGAGGCATAGCCCTCGGCGATCGCGGTTGACTGCATGATCTGCTCGATGGTCTTGCTGATGGATTGGGGTGTGATCCCGTGCCGGGCGTTGAATTCCAGTTGTTTGGCCCGGCGGCGGTTGGTTTCGCTCAGGGTTTGCTGGATGGCGTCGGTGATCACATCGGCATAGAGGACCACCTTGCCGTCGATGTTTCTGGCCGCGCGCCCCGAGATCTGGATCAAAGAGCGCGCTGAGCGGAGGAAGCCGGTCTTGTCCGCGTCCAGGATGGCCACCAGCGATACTTCCGGCAGGTCCAGCCCCTCGCGGAGCAGGTTCACTCCCACGATCACGTCAAATTCGCCCAGGCGCAGTTCCCTGATGATCTTTGCCCGTTCGATCGAGTCGATCTCGCTATGCAGGTATTTGCTCTTGATCCCGGCGTTTTGCAGATAGACGCTCAGGTCCTCGCTCATGCGCTTGGTGAGGGTCATGACCAGGATTTTCTGGTTTTTGGCCACTCTCTGCCTGATCTGGGTTATCAGGTCGTCCACCTGGTTGCGTATGGGTTTGATCTC
Proteins encoded in this region:
- a CDS encoding UvrB/UvrC motif-containing protein, with translation SYLRNVIFVSATPADYELGLTQGEIVEQVIRPTGLLDPEVEIKPIRNQVDDLITQIRQRVAKNQKILVMTLTKRMSEDLSVYLQNAGIKSKYLHSEIDSIERAKIIRELRLGEFDVIVGVNLLREGLDLPEVSLVAILDADKTGFLRSARSLIQISGRAARNIDGKVVLYADVITDAIQQTLSETNRRRAKQLEFNARHGITPQSISKTIEQIMQSTAIAEGYASIDKAEAADEKPSKDDFYQYLDLDNKDKLLGLLKKEMKRAASRLDFERAAELRDKILELER